GCGCGAGGATGCCCAGGTTGGCGTCGAAGCGCAAACCGGTGAGCGTGAGGATCTGGGTGCCTGCGGCGTTGTACATGGGGTATGGGAAGGAAAGGGGGAGGGCGGAGCCGGCTTGCGCTCACATCATCGAAAAGTCGCGCTCGAACCGCATCAGGTGCTGGCCGCCATCCACCAGCAGCGTGGTGCCGGTGATGGAGCGGTTTTCCAGCGCGAACTTCACGGTGGCGGCCACGTCGGCGGGCGTGGAAGACCGGCCCAGCGGGCTCAACGCGTGCAGCTGGCGGAATTTCTCGCCTTCCAGCAGGTGGCTGGTGAGGGTGAGGCCTGGCGCCACCCCCACCACCCGCACCCGGGGCGCGAGGGCCAGCGACAGCATGGTGCCGGCCGCCTCCAGCGCTGCCTTGGAGAGGGTGTAACTCAGGAAGTCGGGGTTCTGGTTCCAGAGCTTCTGGTCGAGCAGGTTGACCACGGCGCCGTGGATTTCGCCCTGGTCACCCCCATCGCCCGCAGCGGCTGCGGCCCGCTGTTCCAGATGCGCATGCAGGCCCTGGGCCAGCAGCACGGGCGCCGCGGTGTTGCTGCGCAAGTGCTGCTCCAGCGTGGAAAAGCCGAAGCTGGCGGCATCGTCGTGCTCGAAAAGCGAGGCACTGTTGACCACCGCATCCACCGCGCCGAAATGCTGCACCACGCGGGGCAGCAGGCCGCGCACGGCGGCCTCGTCCTGGAAATCGGCATCGAAATGGGCGCTGGCGCATGAAAATCGCCGGCATACCGCTACGGTTTCGATAGCATCCTGCTCGGAATGCCGATAGTGGACGGCCACCTGCCAGCCGCCGGCCGCCAGCGCGAGCGCGATGTCGCGGCCCAGGCGCTTGGCGGCGCCGGTCACCAGCACGGTGCGAGGACGGGAGGGGGAGGGCATCGGGGACAATCGGGACCGTGACGACGACAGAACCCCCAAGTTTAACGACCGCCCTGGCGGCCCACATCGGCCAGGCCATTGCGCAGGCCGGCGGCTGGATCGGCTTCGACCGCTTCATGGCCATGGCCCTGTACACGCCCGGCCTGGGCTACTACGCCAACGACTCCACCAAGTTCGGCCTGCTGCCCGGATCGGGCAGCGACTTCGTGACCGCGCCCGAGCTGAGCCCCCTGTTCGGCCAGACCCTGGCCGTGCAGGTGGGCGAGGCCCTGGCGCAGACCGGAACGCACGAACTGTGGGAGTTCGGCGCGGGCTCCGGTGCCCTGGCGCTGCAGCTGCTCGATGCCCTGGGCGAGCGGGTGCAGCGCTACACCATCGTCGATCTGTCCGGCAGCCTGCGTGCGCGCCAGCAGGTGCTGCTGTCCCCGCATGCGCAAAAGGTGCGGTGGGTGGACGCGCTGCCCGACCGCTTCGCGGGCGTGGTGGTGGGCAACGAGGTGCTGGACGCCATGCCGGTGAAGCTGCTGGCCCGCCACGGCGGGCAGGCGGCCGGCGTGTGGCATGAACGCGGCGTGGTGCTGCAGGGCGATGCCTTCGCCTGGGCCGACCGGCCCACCGATCTGCGCCCGCCCGTGGAGGTGGAAGGCCCGCACGACTACCTGACCGAGATCCACCCGCAGGGCGAGGGCTTCATCCGCACCCTGGCCGACCGGCTGGAGCGCGGCGCGGCCTTCCTGCTGGACTACGGCTTCGGCGAGGCGGAGTACTACCACCCCCAGCGCCACATGGGCACGGTGATGTGCCACCAGGGACACCTGGCCGACAGCGATCCGCTGGTGGCGGTGGGCCGCAAGGACATCACCGCGCACGTCAACTTCACGGCCATGGCGCTGGCCGCGCAGGACGCGGGCCTGCAGGTGCTGGGCTACACCACGCAGGCGCACTTCCTCATCAACTGCGGGTTGGCCCAGCGCATGGTGGAGTTGCCCCCGCTCAAACGCGCGACAGCCGCCAAGCTGGTCATGGAGCACGAGATGGGCGAGTTGTTCAAGGTGCTGGCGCTGGGCGCGGGCGAACCGTGGGAGCCCGTCGGCTTTTCGCAAGGGGATCGGTCCCATCGGCTGTGATGCGCTGTGCCGCCCTGGGCCCTTCGGGTGGGCCCAACACAGGGTGGTGTCAATTCAGCCGCTGACCACTGGCCGCATCGAACAGGTGCGCCTGCGCCGCCACAGGCCGCAACTGAAGCGCGTCGCCCGGCCGCACGTCGGTGCGGTCGCGGAACGCCGCCAGGATGTCGTGCCGGCCATCGAGCCGCAGCGCGACCTGGGTTTCCGAGCCCGTGGGCTCCACCACGACGACCTGGGCCGGCAGGCCCGCGCCGCTGGTGTCCAGCGCGAAGTGCTCGGGCCGGGCCCCGTACAGCACGTTGTCGCCATGGCGCCCGCGGGGCGGGCGGGCCAGGGGCAGGCGCAAGCCGTCGTCGGTCACCACGCTGGCCTCGCCATCCAGGTGCAGACGGCCCGGAATGAAGTTCATGGCCGGCGAGCCGATTAACCCCGCCACGAACGCATTGGCCGGCCGGTCGTACAGATCGAGGGGCGCACCCACCTGCTCGATCACCCCGTCCTTGAGCACCACGATGCGGTCGGCCAGGGTCATGGCCTCCACCTGGTCGTGCGTGACGTACACCGTGGTGGTGCCCAGGCGTTGGTGCAGTGCCTTGATTTCGGTGCGCACCTGCACGCGCAGCTTGGCATCGAGGTTGGACAGCGGCTCGTCGAACAGGAAGGCATGGGGCTGGCGCACGATGGCGCGGCCCATGGCCACGCGCTGGCGCTGGCCGCCCGAGAGCTGGCGCGGCGTGCGGTCCAGCAAGGCTTCCAGGCCCAGGATGGCGGCCACCTCGTCCACCCGGCGCCGGATGGCGGCCTGGCTCTCGCCCTGCAGCTTCAGCGAGAAGCCCAGGTTCTGCGCCACCGTCATGTGGGGGTAGAGCGCGTAGTTCTGGAACACCATGGCGATGTTGCGGTCCTTGGGCGCCACGTCGTTGATCACGCGCCCACCCAGCCGGATCTCGCCGCTGGTGATGGTTTCGAGCCCCGCGATGGCGCGCAGCAGCGTGGACTTGCCGCAGCCCGAGGGCCCGACGAGCGCGACGAACTCGCCGTCGCGGATGTCGATGTCCACCCCGTGGATCACGGGTGTGCCGCCGTAGTGCTTGACGATCTGGTGAAGGGACAGTTCGGCCATGTCAGTCCTTGACGCCGCCGGCCGTGAGCCCGCGCACGAGGTAGGTGCGCACGAGCACCGTGAAGATCACCACCGGGAACATCACCAGCGTGCCGCTCGCGGCGATCTTGGTCCACTCCCAGCCTTCGTACTGCAGGAAGTTGACGATGGCCACCGGGGCGGTGACGGCATTCGTGCGCGTGAGGATCAGTGCGTAGAAGAAGTCGTTCACGAGAAGATGAAGCACAGCACGGCGGTGGCCGCCAGCCCGGGGGCCGCCAGCGGCAGCGTGATGCGCCAGAAGGCCTGCCAGACGCCGCAGCCATCGATGTAGGCCGCCTCTTCGAGCGCGGTGGGCACCGCTTCGAAGAAGGTCTGCATCAGCCAGATCACGATCGCCAGGTTGAAGGTGAGATAGACGATGGCCAGGCCCACGATGGTGTCCTGCAAGCCGAGCCAGCGGTAGGCAAGGAAGAACGGGATGGTGAAGGCGATGGGCGGCGCCATGCGCGTCACTAGGATCCACAGGGCCACTTGGCGCCGCCACCGGAACTGCCAGCGCGTGAGTGCATAGGCGGCCGGCACGCCGATCAGCAGCGACAGGCCGGTGGACAGGGTGCTGACCGCCAGGCTGTTCCAGAACGACTTGAGGAAGTTGCCCTGCAGCAGGCTGCGAAAGCCTTCCAGCGTGGGCGTGAAGAGCAGGCGGTCCTCGAAGATGTCCGCGCTGGGCCGGAAGGCCAGCTGCACCAGCCACAGGAAGGGGAACATCACCACCAGCAGCAGAGCGACGGCCACGAGGCCGCGCGCATGGCGGCGCAGCCATCCGGCACGCCGCGCATCTGGCAAGGGCCGCGCGGCAGGGGGCGGCGTGAACGTGGAGGGCAGGGGCAGGGCGGCTTCAGCGTTTGTCATGGTCGTTCCATCCGAGGCGGCCCACCAGCCAGCTGAGCGCGAACACGCCCGCGAGAATCACCATCGCGATGGCGCTGGCGTACCCCCCAGTAGGAGAAATTGAAGGCCTGGATGAAGCCGTAGTAGTTGGTCACCTCGGTCACCGTGCCCGGGCCGCCATCGGTCAGCACGTAGATCAGCGGAAAGGCCTTGAAGCTGTCGATCAGCCGGAACAGGCCGCACACCACCAGCACCGGCCGCAGGTAGGGCACGATGTACCGGAACAGTTGCCAGCGGTTGGCGCCGTCCAGGCTCGCGGCCTCCAGCGGGTCGTCCGGCACCATCTGCAGCGTGGCCAGCACCATCAGCAGGGTGAACGGAAACCACTGCCAGGTATCGGCGATGGAGATGGCCCACAGGGCCGTGTCGGGGTTGGCGATCAGCGAGCGCACCGGCAGGCCCACCGCCTCCAGCGCGCGGTGCAGCGGGCTCACGTCGGGCGTGTACAGGATCTTCCAGATCAGCGCCACCACGATGGGTGGCAGCACCATGGGGATCAGGAACGCCGTGCGCGTGGCGCCCAGCAG
This region of Acidovorax sp. GBBC 1281 genomic DNA includes:
- a CDS encoding SDR family oxidoreductase: MPSPSRPRTVLVTGAAKRLGRDIALALAAGGWQVAVHYRHSEQDAIETVAVCRRFSCASAHFDADFQDEAAVRGLLPRVVQHFGAVDAVVNSASLFEHDDAASFGFSTLEQHLRSNTAAPVLLAQGLHAHLEQRAAAAAGDGGDQGEIHGAVVNLLDQKLWNQNPDFLSYTLSKAALEAAGTMLSLALAPRVRVVGVAPGLTLTSHLLEGEKFRQLHALSPLGRSSTPADVAATVKFALENRSITGTTLLVDGGQHLMRFERDFSMM
- a CDS encoding class I SAM-dependent methyltransferase → MGTVTTTEPPSLTTALAAHIGQAIAQAGGWIGFDRFMAMALYTPGLGYYANDSTKFGLLPGSGSDFVTAPELSPLFGQTLAVQVGEALAQTGTHELWEFGAGSGALALQLLDALGERVQRYTIVDLSGSLRARQQVLLSPHAQKVRWVDALPDRFAGVVVGNEVLDAMPVKLLARHGGQAAGVWHERGVVLQGDAFAWADRPTDLRPPVEVEGPHDYLTEIHPQGEGFIRTLADRLERGAAFLLDYGFGEAEYYHPQRHMGTVMCHQGHLADSDPLVAVGRKDITAHVNFTAMALAAQDAGLQVLGYTTQAHFLINCGLAQRMVELPPLKRATAAKLVMEHEMGELFKVLALGAGEPWEPVGFSQGDRSHRL
- a CDS encoding carbohydrate ABC transporter permease, which encodes MTNAEAALPLPSTFTPPPAARPLPDARRAGWLRRHARGLVAVALLLVVMFPFLWLVQLAFRPSADIFEDRLLFTPTLEGFRSLLQGNFLKSFWNSLAVSTLSTGLSLLIGVPAAYALTRWQFRWRRQVALWILVTRMAPPIAFTIPFFLAYRWLGLQDTIVGLAIVYLTFNLAIVIWLMQTFFEAVPTALEEAAYIDGCGVWQAFWRITLPLAAPGLAATAVLCFIFS
- a CDS encoding ABC transporter ATP-binding protein, whose translation is MAELSLHQIVKHYGGTPVIHGVDIDIRDGEFVALVGPSGCGKSTLLRAIAGLETITSGEIRLGGRVINDVAPKDRNIAMVFQNYALYPHMTVAQNLGFSLKLQGESQAAIRRRVDEVAAILGLEALLDRTPRQLSGGQRQRVAMGRAIVRQPHAFLFDEPLSNLDAKLRVQVRTEIKALHQRLGTTTVYVTHDQVEAMTLADRIVVLKDGVIEQVGAPLDLYDRPANAFVAGLIGSPAMNFIPGRLHLDGEASVVTDDGLRLPLARPPRGRHGDNVLYGARPEHFALDTSGAGLPAQVVVVEPTGSETQVALRLDGRHDILAAFRDRTDVRPGDALQLRPVAAQAHLFDAASGQRLN